Proteins found in one Seonamhaeicola sp. S2-3 genomic segment:
- a CDS encoding DUF5522 domain-containing protein, producing the protein MKKIIPIEEGDYYLTPEGYRCFTEQYHLKRGYCCESGCRHCPYGYNTSTKRVKK; encoded by the coding sequence TAGAAGAAGGCGATTACTACTTAACTCCTGAAGGTTATCGCTGTTTTACAGAGCAATATCATTTAAAAAGAGGTTATTGTTGTGAAAGTGGTTGCAGGCATTGCCCGTATGGTTATAATACTTCTACAAAAAGAGTTAAAAAATAA
- a CDS encoding DUF4136 domain-containing protein, translating to MKTFFRILPLLAILFMVTSCSSVRVAADYDKNVSFEDYKTFAFFKTGIDKAEISDLDKRRILRAIEAELLAKGYTKSDNPDLLVSLFTKSQQRVDVYNNAWGYGAWGWGPGWGPGWGWSQPSVTTSTQGTLYIDLIDANKKELIWQGMGTGYLSRNLEKKEERIKEFVTKIMEKYPPGATQ from the coding sequence ATGAAAACATTCTTTAGAATTTTACCACTATTAGCCATTCTATTTATGGTTACATCTTGTTCCTCTGTGAGGGTTGCAGCAGACTATGATAAAAACGTAAGTTTTGAAGACTACAAAACTTTTGCTTTTTTTAAAACAGGAATTGATAAAGCTGAAATTAGCGACTTAGATAAACGACGAATTCTTAGAGCTATTGAAGCAGAATTACTTGCTAAAGGATACACAAAATCTGATAATCCAGACTTATTAGTTAGCCTATTTACAAAATCTCAACAACGCGTTGATGTTTACAATAATGCTTGGGGTTATGGTGCTTGGGGCTGGGGTCCAGGATGGGGACCTGGTTGGGGATGGAGTCAGCCATCTGTTACAACAAGTACTCAAGGCACCTTATATATAGATTTAATAGATGCCAACAAAAAAGAATTGATTTGGCAAGGTATGGGAACAGGTTATTTAAGTAGAAACTTAGAAAAAAAAGAAGAGCGTATTAAAGAGTTTGTTACTAAAATAATGGAAAAATATCCTCCAGGAGCAACTCAATAA
- a CDS encoding aromatic amino acid hydroxylase codes for MKSLIELNPVLQKLPEHLRQFIKPQNYEEYSAIDQAVWRYVMRKNVNFLSKVAHKSYLEGLQKTGISIDSIPNMYGMNRILKDIGWAAVAVDGFIPPNAFMEFQAYNVLVIASDIRQLEHIEYTPAPDIIHEGAGHAPIIANPEYAEYLRRFGEIGCKAISSAKDYELYEAVRHLSIIKEAPNTSKNDIASAEKKVEELQENMGMPSEMALIRNLHWWTVEYGLIGSVENPKIYGAGLLSSIGESEWCMTNAVKKLPYTIEATYQNFDITKPQPQLFVTPDFAHLSLVLEEFANTMAVRKGGLSGVNKLINSKALGTVELSTGIQISGVFTSVIENEDNPIYIQTTGKTALAYREKELVGHGCETHPKGFGCPIGKLKGINIAIEDMSPRDLAAYNIYEEQIVTLEFEGGITVSGEIITGKRNLQGKIILISFKNCTVSYNNKILFKPSWGIYDMAVGKDIVSAFSGPADLNSFNLVTHIPSEKTIHIKKSEEQLKLETLYQQIRDYRVGKNTIISRTKVLENLIENHPKDWLLPIEIYELAYTSNEENLCKGILNHLEKIKQNRPEVGKLIDDGLKIIQNKMVYN; via the coding sequence ATGAAAAGTTTAATTGAATTAAATCCCGTTTTACAAAAATTACCCGAACATTTAAGGCAATTTATAAAACCTCAAAACTATGAGGAATACTCTGCTATAGACCAAGCTGTTTGGCGTTATGTAATGCGAAAAAATGTAAATTTTTTAAGTAAGGTAGCTCATAAATCTTATTTAGAAGGATTGCAAAAAACAGGAATTTCTATTGATAGCATCCCAAACATGTATGGTATGAACCGCATTTTAAAAGATATTGGGTGGGCTGCTGTAGCTGTAGATGGGTTTATTCCTCCTAATGCTTTTATGGAATTTCAGGCTTATAATGTGTTAGTTATTGCTAGCGATATTAGACAATTAGAACATATTGAATACACGCCCGCACCAGATATTATTCATGAAGGCGCAGGACACGCCCCCATAATAGCAAATCCAGAGTACGCTGAGTATTTAAGACGCTTTGGTGAAATTGGGTGTAAAGCTATATCTTCTGCTAAAGATTACGAATTATATGAAGCTGTTAGGCATTTATCAATTATTAAAGAAGCGCCAAATACATCTAAAAACGATATCGCTTCCGCAGAAAAAAAGGTTGAAGAGCTTCAAGAAAATATGGGAATGCCTAGTGAAATGGCACTTATTAGAAATTTACATTGGTGGACGGTTGAATACGGACTTATAGGTTCTGTTGAAAATCCAAAAATTTATGGTGCAGGCTTACTATCCTCTATTGGAGAAAGTGAATGGTGCATGACCAACGCTGTTAAAAAACTACCATATACCATTGAAGCTACTTACCAAAATTTTGATATTACCAAGCCGCAACCTCAACTTTTTGTTACACCTGATTTTGCTCATTTAAGTTTAGTTTTAGAAGAATTTGCCAATACTATGGCGGTTAGAAAAGGAGGCCTTTCTGGAGTTAATAAACTCATTAACTCAAAAGCTTTAGGAACTGTTGAATTGAGCACAGGCATTCAGATTTCAGGTGTTTTTACTAGTGTTATTGAAAATGAAGACAATCCTATTTACATACAAACTACTGGAAAAACAGCTTTGGCTTATAGAGAAAAAGAACTCGTTGGTCATGGCTGTGAAACGCACCCTAAAGGTTTTGGTTGCCCTATAGGAAAACTTAAAGGTATTAATATAGCTATAGAAGATATGAGCCCGCGCGATTTGGCTGCTTATAACATTTACGAAGAACAAATTGTGACTCTTGAATTTGAAGGAGGTATTACTGTTTCTGGTGAAATAATTACCGGAAAACGCAACCTGCAAGGAAAAATTATTTTAATCAGTTTTAAAAATTGTACGGTAAGTTATAACAACAAAATCTTATTTAAACCTAGTTGGGGCATTTATGATATGGCTGTTGGAAAAGATATTGTTTCTGCTTTTTCTGGACCTGCAGATTTAAATAGTTTTAATTTAGTTACACATATTCCATCTGAAAAAACGATACATATAAAAAAATCTGAAGAACAACTTAAATTAGAAACTTTATACCAACAAATAAGAGACTACAGAGTTGGTAAAAACACAATCATTTCTAGAACAAAAGTATTAGAAAATCTTATAGAAAATCATCCAAAAGATTGGTTATTACCTATAGAAATTTATGAATTAGCTTATACCAGTAATGAAGAAAACCTTTGTAAAGGTATTCTAAATCATTTAGAAAAGATAAAACAAAACAGACCTGAAGTTGGTAAGCTAATTGATGATGGATTAAAAATTATTCAAAATAAAATGGTTTACAATTAG
- a CDS encoding enoyl-CoA hydratase/isomerase family protein, whose product MIQPYVNLTIEDKVGVIEFFHPNRNSMPSDVLHKLEQTIIDAGNNEVIKVLILKSGGNRTFCAGASFNELIAIENAETGKQFFSGFANVINAMRNCPKLIIGRVQGKTVGGGVGLAAATDYCLATQYASVKLSELSIGIGPFVIEPAVSRKIGKTAMSQMTISAETFYSANWAKEKGLFAEVFETTEELDDAVNALAKNLSSYNPEALKEMKKVFWEGTDNWDVLLKERAAISGKLVLSEFTKKTLKRFRKD is encoded by the coding sequence ATGATACAACCGTATGTTAATTTAACAATTGAAGATAAAGTAGGAGTTATTGAGTTTTTTCACCCCAACAGAAACTCAATGCCCAGTGATGTTTTGCATAAATTAGAGCAAACCATCATAGATGCAGGAAATAATGAAGTCATAAAAGTGTTAATTCTTAAAAGTGGTGGCAATAGAACATTTTGTGCTGGGGCTAGTTTTAATGAATTGATAGCTATTGAAAACGCAGAAACAGGTAAACAATTTTTCTCTGGGTTTGCCAATGTTATAAATGCTATGCGCAATTGCCCAAAATTAATTATAGGAAGGGTACAAGGAAAAACTGTTGGAGGAGGGGTAGGTTTGGCTGCTGCAACAGATTATTGTTTAGCAACTCAGTATGCATCTGTTAAATTAAGTGAATTGAGTATAGGTATTGGTCCTTTTGTTATAGAGCCAGCTGTATCTAGAAAAATTGGTAAAACAGCCATGTCTCAAATGACTATTAGTGCAGAAACATTTTATTCTGCTAATTGGGCAAAAGAAAAAGGTTTGTTTGCAGAAGTATTTGAAACAACCGAAGAACTTGATGATGCTGTAAACGCATTAGCTAAAAACTTAAGTTCTTATAACCCCGAAGCCTTAAAAGAAATGAAAAAAGTTTTTTGGGAAGGTACCGATAATTGGGATGTTTTATTAAAAGAACGTGCCGCTATTAGTGGGAAATTGGTGTTAAGTGAATTTACCAAAAAAACATTAAAGCGTTTTAGAAAAGACTAA
- a CDS encoding pyridoxal-phosphate dependent enzyme, with translation MNKSHLQSVYNQIKPYVHRTPVLTSQLLNEISQVKLFFKCENFQKMGAFKMRGATNAILNLTKEQQSKGVVTHSSGNFAQALSLAAKSIGVKAYIAMPKNAPQVKKNAVLGYGGIIRECEPNTLAREAEANKIQKETGATFIHPSNDINVIYGQGTAAMELLEDYPELDYMFASVGGGGLLAGTILAANAFSNSCKVIAGEPANADDAYRSLISGKIEFNQTTNTIADGLRTNLGDKNFPIIKTGVERIILVEENEIIEVMKLIWERMKIIVEPSSAVALAAVLKHKKNIKGKKVGVILSGGNVDISNLPF, from the coding sequence ATGAACAAGTCTCATTTACAAAGTGTTTATAATCAAATTAAACCTTATGTACACAGAACTCCCGTGTTAACTTCACAATTATTGAATGAAATTAGCCAAGTAAAGTTGTTTTTTAAATGCGAAAACTTTCAAAAAATGGGTGCTTTTAAAATGCGGGGAGCCACCAATGCTATTTTAAATTTAACCAAAGAGCAACAGAGTAAAGGAGTAGTTACACATTCATCTGGAAATTTTGCACAAGCTTTATCATTAGCTGCAAAAAGTATAGGTGTTAAAGCATATATAGCAATGCCAAAAAATGCTCCTCAAGTAAAAAAAAATGCTGTTTTAGGTTATGGAGGTATTATAAGGGAGTGTGAACCCAATACATTGGCAAGAGAAGCAGAAGCCAATAAAATTCAAAAAGAAACAGGGGCTACGTTTATTCATCCTTCAAACGACATTAATGTTATTTATGGTCAGGGAACTGCTGCTATGGAGTTACTAGAAGATTATCCTGAATTAGATTATATGTTTGCTTCAGTGGGCGGCGGCGGATTGTTAGCTGGTACTATTTTGGCAGCTAATGCATTTTCTAATAGCTGTAAAGTAATTGCAGGAGAGCCCGCCAATGCTGATGATGCTTATAGATCTTTAATTTCTGGTAAAATTGAATTTAACCAAACCACCAATACTATAGCAGATGGTTTAAGAACAAATTTAGGAGATAAAAATTTTCCTATTATAAAAACAGGTGTTGAACGTATTATTTTAGTTGAAGAAAACGAAATAATAGAAGTCATGAAACTAATTTGGGAGCGCATGAAAATAATTGTAGAACCATCTAGCGCTGTGGCTTTAGCGGCAGTTTTAAAGCATAAAAAAAATATTAAAGGAAAAAAGGTTGGAGTGATTCTTTCTGGTGGAAATGTTGACATTTCAAACTTACCCTTTTAA
- a CDS encoding rhodanese-like domain-containing protein, whose translation MGLLDSLFGNKKNMIEDFKNRGAIIVDVRTPDEFQQGAIAGSKNIPLQTLNSKIDELRKLNKPVIACCASGMRSGTACSILRPHGIEVINGGGWQSLSRKL comes from the coding sequence ATGGGACTACTTGATTCTTTATTTGGGAATAAAAAAAATATGATTGAAGATTTTAAAAACAGAGGTGCTATAATAGTTGATGTTAGAACACCTGATGAATTTCAACAAGGCGCCATTGCAGGGTCTAAAAATATTCCGTTACAAACATTAAACTCTAAAATTGATGAGCTTAGAAAACTGAACAAACCTGTAATTGCTTGTTGCGCTAGCGGTATGCGCTCTGGTACTGCATGCAGTATTTTAAGACCTCATGGTATTGAAGTTATTAATGGTGGTGGTTGGCAAAGTTTATCTAGAAAATTATAG
- a CDS encoding DUF4230 domain-containing protein — protein sequence MRKILFGVIITLVILFTFKYCNDKREDKIVLQESSALIQEQIKNVGKLIVTEGHFSEVFNYKNSKEIFSEYFTSEKKALVVVNASVSIAYDLSKIKFKVDETNKTLHILNIPKEEVNINPDLEYYDVQSDFFNPFEAKDYNNIKHAVNASLAKKIEASDLKKNAKNRLISELSKFYILTNSFGWTLQYNETPMTSLESLQNLKL from the coding sequence ATGCGAAAAATTCTATTTGGTGTTATTATAACCTTGGTTATTCTATTTACTTTTAAGTATTGCAATGATAAAAGAGAAGACAAAATAGTACTTCAAGAAAGTTCTGCCCTAATTCAAGAGCAAATTAAAAATGTGGGTAAACTTATTGTTACAGAAGGTCATTTTAGCGAAGTATTCAATTATAAAAATTCAAAAGAAATTTTTAGTGAATATTTTACTTCAGAAAAAAAAGCATTGGTTGTTGTAAATGCAAGCGTTTCTATAGCTTATGATTTAAGTAAAATTAAATTTAAAGTTGATGAAACCAATAAAACGCTTCATATTTTAAATATTCCAAAAGAGGAGGTTAACATCAACCCAGATTTAGAATATTATGATGTACAATCAGATTTTTTTAATCCATTTGAAGCCAAAGATTATAACAATATAAAACATGCTGTTAATGCTTCTTTAGCAAAAAAAATTGAAGCTTCCGATTTAAAAAAGAATGCTAAAAACCGATTAATTAGTGAACTTTCAAAGTTTTACATTTTAACCAATTCTTTTGGGTGGACACTTCAATATAATGAAACACCCATGACTTCTTTAGAATCTCTTCAAAACTTAAAACTATAA
- a CDS encoding response regulator transcription factor yields the protein MTIKVAITDDNSFLINAVKEKLSFFDDIKVSFTAVNGNDLLEKLEENHNLDLILMDIEMPIKNGVEATEKVKQKYPQIKIIMLTVFDDDENIFNAIKAGADGYLLKEVSPKNLYNGIKETLNGGAAMTPSIALKTLKLLRQPVKFENSNNTEEITLTNREVDVLEQLSKGLSYNAIAENLILSTGTIRKHIENIYRKLQVHNKLEAVQKAKKNNLI from the coding sequence ATGACTATTAAAGTAGCTATAACAGATGATAATAGTTTTTTAATTAACGCTGTAAAAGAAAAACTGTCTTTTTTTGATGATATAAAAGTGAGTTTTACGGCTGTTAACGGTAATGATTTACTTGAAAAATTAGAGGAAAATCATAATCTAGATTTAATTTTAATGGATATAGAAATGCCAATAAAAAATGGTGTTGAAGCTACAGAAAAGGTAAAGCAAAAGTATCCGCAAATTAAAATTATTATGTTAACCGTTTTTGATGACGATGAAAATATTTTTAATGCCATAAAAGCAGGAGCAGATGGGTATTTACTTAAAGAAGTAAGCCCTAAAAATTTATATAATGGCATAAAAGAAACCCTAAATGGAGGCGCAGCTATGACACCTTCTATTGCATTAAAAACCTTAAAGCTACTTAGGCAGCCAGTTAAATTTGAAAATTCTAATAACACAGAAGAAATAACATTAACCAACCGTGAAGTTGATGTGTTAGAGCAATTAAGTAAGGGGCTAAGTTATAATGCTATAGCAGAAAATTTAATCCTTTCAACGGGTACAATAAGAAAGCACATTGAAAATATTTACAGAAAATTACAAGTGCATAATAAACTAGAGGCTGTACAAAAAGCTAAAAAAAATAACTTAATATAA
- a CDS encoding sensor histidine kinase, giving the protein MKRKLLSLTFLLVVSFCSSQDNTKIIDSLKKIIANKPSDSLKIKAYGDLCWYYRSISSDSAFKYGALALKISKETHSKVGEAQAYNDIGILHYDLANYNEALKFYDASLKIRNTLNDTLGLAALYNKIGLVHQNTFKLDSAIFYATKALKIYESKNNTRYVSYIKSNIANIYRGLKQYKKALDTHLEIAEVNKSTNDNLGLTRSYNNIANAYLHLKDTVQSEVYYLKSIDIAKTNNYTKELATLYNNYGGLLRDMQDYNKSVNYNIKALKLREALKDNYGITSSTLRLAGLYIDLKNFKKAENYLYPGLDLAEKYNLNELKIDAYDKMAIYYTYRKNPDSVMHYRNLFKILNDSIYNTRITKEVAEIQEKYNTAQKEKEIQTQRAKIAEKELKLNRKNTQIGGLVVLTLVLFVLGYLLYNQQKLKNRQLQKENELKQALSKIETHNKLQEQRLRISRDLHDNIGAQLTFIISSIENLQYGFNITNDKLKHKLTDISTFTKETIYELRDTIWAMNKNQITLDDLQARVSNFIDKANASAVSINFNINVAESLSRHLVFSSVKGMNIYRIIQEAVNNAIKHAKASNINVQIENTKHTIIFKIKDDGNGFEINNIEEGNGLTNMKKRAADIEAEITYLSKKEKGTEIILTLKHDY; this is encoded by the coding sequence ATGAAAAGAAAGTTACTCTCACTTACTTTTTTGTTAGTTGTTTCATTTTGTTCTTCTCAAGATAATACAAAAATAATTGACAGCCTTAAAAAGATAATAGCAAACAAACCTTCAGATTCACTTAAAATTAAAGCTTACGGAGATTTATGTTGGTATTATAGATCAATATCATCAGATTCTGCGTTTAAATATGGAGCGTTAGCCTTAAAAATTTCAAAAGAAACTCATAGTAAAGTAGGAGAAGCTCAAGCGTATAATGATATAGGAATACTGCATTATGACTTGGCAAATTATAATGAAGCTTTAAAGTTTTATGATGCCTCATTAAAAATTAGAAACACATTAAATGATACTTTAGGTTTAGCAGCCCTTTATAACAAAATAGGGCTTGTACACCAAAATACCTTCAAGTTAGATTCTGCTATTTTTTATGCCACTAAAGCTTTAAAAATATATGAGTCTAAAAATAATACACGGTATGTATCTTATATAAAATCTAATATTGCTAATATTTATAGAGGTTTAAAACAGTATAAAAAAGCATTAGATACGCATCTTGAAATTGCAGAAGTAAACAAAAGTACAAATGATAATTTGGGTCTTACTAGAAGCTATAACAATATCGCTAATGCCTACTTGCATTTAAAAGATACTGTTCAAAGTGAGGTATATTATTTAAAAAGCATAGATATAGCCAAAACAAATAACTATACAAAAGAGTTGGCAACACTTTATAATAATTACGGAGGTTTGCTACGTGATATGCAAGACTATAACAAGTCTGTTAACTATAATATAAAAGCCTTAAAATTAAGAGAAGCCTTAAAAGATAATTATGGCATTACCAGTTCAACTTTGCGTCTTGCAGGATTATATATAGATTTAAAGAATTTTAAAAAAGCAGAGAACTATTTGTACCCTGGTCTGGATTTGGCAGAAAAGTATAACCTTAATGAGTTAAAAATAGATGCTTATGATAAAATGGCTATTTATTACACTTACAGAAAAAATCCAGATAGTGTAATGCACTATAGAAATTTATTTAAAATTTTAAACGATTCTATTTATAATACAAGAATAACAAAAGAAGTTGCCGAAATTCAAGAGAAATATAATACAGCACAAAAAGAAAAAGAAATACAAACCCAACGCGCCAAAATTGCCGAAAAAGAGCTTAAATTAAACAGAAAAAACACCCAAATTGGAGGGCTTGTAGTGCTTACTTTAGTCTTATTTGTTTTAGGGTATTTACTTTATAATCAGCAAAAATTAAAAAATCGTCAATTACAAAAAGAGAATGAACTTAAGCAAGCCCTATCTAAAATAGAAACCCATAATAAACTACAAGAGCAACGTTTAAGAATTTCAAGAGACTTGCACGATAATATTGGTGCACAATTAACTTTTATAATTTCTTCAATAGAAAATTTACAGTACGGATTTAATATCACGAATGATAAGTTAAAGCACAAACTAACAGATATTAGCACTTTTACAAAAGAAACCATTTATGAATTAAGAGATACTATTTGGGCAATGAATAAAAACCAAATAACACTTGATGATTTACAAGCACGAGTTTCTAATTTTATAGATAAAGCTAATGCATCCGCAGTTAGTATAAACTTTAATATTAATGTAGCAGAGTCGCTTTCAAGGCATTTAGTTTTTAGCTCGGTTAAAGGCATGAACATTTACAGAATTATCCAAGAAGCTGTAAATAATGCCATAAAACACGCAAAGGCATCCAATATTAATGTTCAAATTGAAAATACCAAGCACACCATAATATTCAAAATTAAAGATGATGGTAATGGGTTTGAAATAAATAATATTGAAGAAGGTAACGGACTAACAAATATGAAAAAACGAGCCGCAGATATTGAAGCTGAAATAACCTACCTAAGTAAAAAAGAAAAAGGAACCGAAATAATTTTAACCCTAAAGCATGACTATTAA
- a CDS encoding PQQ-binding-like beta-propeller repeat protein — translation MRNLKQIVILVAVLLLAHAGWTQKTTPDYQYAFNGQVKWLMLHESGTLLASTGEALAGIRPNSSEVSFKLERLKRVKEENLEFVPNTPYLIVKPRGMFTHTVVVDVVKGKIVFDSKAEKWQNGVTSRHFLAPEMMFVVNGMHKEEGLGQYKAGVGLYDLKTGKLVRIFERKPSNPMTGKPDIMGDNIIIPGLKNVECYDINSGAVKWTANVKNATQIVTNEDSKEVYAFRSKGDNTVVYKVNADNGASLWPEGNKIKGVISTIEFTKHGLAIVTNILSGGSKLASKLKGSGTSKVYLLDLNSGADLWDKSPKTKGIINHFYIEDDGIIFGVSDGGINKIAFDGTPRWKKPLKTGPGIQIMATVPKGLLYISETDADIIDMTSGESVFGKAIKYKRSAAVASAYDQIRDRFLITCKDGVYEVDGNNGEYNLIAKGTKFEGKEDPTGIDVRETGILLTASQNLEMLDFQGDSKWHTYKRAPGKSAFGAIVMGALTAASMTMASAHSYRAGAMKGAGVPSYNSVLQREEAAADMFSDIADASFQEMMKRFKATKATANASFILTKVDEGVALVKVDKDSGETMNEIVIEDKKPMYEVDDYAGFLYFKDKSNNVSAYNLNK, via the coding sequence ATGAGAAATTTAAAACAAATAGTGATACTTGTAGCGGTTTTGTTATTAGCTCACGCCGGATGGACTCAAAAAACCACCCCAGATTATCAATATGCTTTTAATGGTCAAGTAAAATGGTTAATGCTTCATGAGTCAGGAACTTTATTAGCTTCAACAGGAGAGGCCTTGGCAGGCATTCGTCCTAATAGTAGTGAAGTGTCATTTAAATTAGAGCGCCTAAAACGTGTAAAAGAAGAAAATTTAGAGTTTGTTCCAAACACACCTTACTTAATAGTTAAACCACGTGGTATGTTTACACATACGGTTGTAGTTGATGTAGTAAAAGGAAAAATTGTATTTGATTCTAAAGCCGAAAAATGGCAAAATGGTGTAACTAGCCGACATTTTTTAGCCCCAGAAATGATGTTTGTTGTTAACGGTATGCATAAAGAAGAGGGACTTGGTCAATATAAAGCTGGTGTAGGTTTGTACGATTTAAAAACTGGAAAACTTGTTAGAATTTTTGAACGAAAGCCATCAAACCCTATGACAGGAAAGCCAGATATTATGGGAGATAATATTATTATTCCTGGATTAAAAAATGTGGAGTGTTATGATATTAATTCTGGTGCTGTAAAATGGACTGCTAATGTTAAAAATGCCACTCAAATAGTTACAAATGAAGATTCTAAAGAAGTATATGCCTTCCGTTCTAAAGGCGATAACACCGTGGTTTATAAAGTTAATGCAGATAATGGAGCTTCTTTATGGCCAGAAGGTAATAAAATTAAAGGGGTTATTTCTACTATAGAATTTACTAAACATGGTTTAGCTATAGTAACAAACATTTTAAGTGGCGGAAGTAAATTAGCTAGTAAATTAAAAGGCTCTGGTACTTCAAAAGTGTATTTGTTAGACTTAAATTCTGGGGCAGATTTATGGGATAAATCTCCTAAAACTAAAGGTATTATTAATCATTTTTATATTGAAGACGATGGTATAATTTTCGGTGTATCAGATGGAGGAATTAATAAAATTGCTTTTGATGGCACACCACGATGGAAAAAACCTTTAAAAACAGGCCCTGGTATTCAAATTATGGCTACAGTTCCTAAAGGCTTATTATATATTTCTGAAACCGATGCCGATATTATTGATATGACAAGTGGTGAGTCGGTTTTTGGTAAAGCTATCAAATATAAGCGTTCGGCGGCAGTAGCTTCTGCCTATGATCAAATAAGAGATCGTTTTTTAATTACTTGTAAAGATGGTGTTTATGAAGTAGATGGTAATAATGGAGAATATAACTTAATAGCTAAAGGAACTAAGTTTGAAGGAAAAGAAGACCCAACAGGTATTGATGTAAGAGAAACAGGAATATTGCTTACAGCATCACAAAATTTAGAAATGTTAGATTTTCAAGGAGATTCTAAATGGCATACTTATAAAAGAGCTCCAGGTAAAAGTGCTTTTGGAGCCATTGTAATGGGAGCTTTAACTGCAGCTTCAATGACCATGGCATCGGCTCATTCATATAGAGCGGGGGCTATGAAAGGAGCTGGTGTGCCCTCTTATAATTCAGTATTACAAAGAGAAGAGGCAGCAGCAGATATGTTTAGTGATATTGCCGATGCATCTTTTCAGGAAATGATGAAGCGTTTTAAAGCAACTAAAGCTACGGCAAACGCATCGTTTATTTTAACTAAGGTTGATGAAGGTGTTGCCCTAGTAAAAGTAGATAAAGACTCTGGAGAGACTATGAATGAAATAGTTATAGAAGATAAAAAACCTATGTATGAGGTTGATGATTATGCTGGGTTTCTTTATTTTAAAGATAAAAGCAACAATGTAAGTGCTTACAATTTAAATAAGTAA
- a CDS encoding DUF6252 family protein, with translation MKKLNLFLLLLVTMSLVTFSSCSSSDDGGDGGNAPSGLLIAKVDGESFKSFELSSSATITNTASTKSLLIIATNSDGNAFSMTIFGYEGAGTYEFTGANLAITNVASYSETDVNLSNPTASTTELWQAPYDDTLVGTISISEETDTNVIGTFSFKAKNVNGDGSIKNITEGSFNLKKQTT, from the coding sequence ATGAAAAAATTAAATTTATTCTTGCTTTTGCTTGTAACAATGTCATTAGTAACTTTTTCCTCATGCTCTAGCAGTGACGATGGAGGTGATGGAGGTAATGCACCCTCAGGATTGTTAATTGCAAAAGTAGATGGCGAGTCTTTTAAATCTTTTGAGCTATCATCGTCTGCTACTATTACAAATACAGCTTCTACCAAAAGCTTGTTAATAATAGCTACAAATAGTGATGGCAATGCATTTTCAATGACCATTTTTGGTTATGAAGGAGCAGGAACGTATGAGTTTACCGGAGCTAATTTAGCAATAACTAATGTGGCATCTTATTCAGAAACAGATGTTAATTTAAGTAACCCTACAGCTTCAACAACAGAGCTTTGGCAAGCACCTTATGATGATACTTTGGTAGGAACCATTTCAATAAGTGAAGAAACAGATACCAACGTTATTGGAACTTTTAGTTTTAAAGCAAAAAATGTTAACGGAGATGGTTCAATTAAAAATATAACAGAAGGTTCTTTTAACCTAAAAAAACAAACCACATAA